GGCCCGGCCGGCGCGGCGTGCGCCTACTGGCTGGCCGACGCCGGTTGGGACGTCCTGCTCCTCGAGAAGAAGCGCTACCCGCGGGAGAAGACGTGCGGGGACGGCCTCACCCCCCGCTCCGTGCGCCAGCTGGCCGACATGGGCCTCGACGACGAGCTCCGGCGCCACCACCGCTTCGTGGGGCTGCGCTCGGTGGCCTTCGGGCGCTCCCTGGACCTGGCCTG
The window above is part of the Acidimicrobiales bacterium genome. Proteins encoded here:
- a CDS encoding FAD-dependent oxidoreductase translates to MRDVLVIGGGPAGAACAYWLADAGWDVLLLEKKRYPREKTCGDGLTPRSVRQLADMGLDDELRRHHRFVGLRSVAFGRSLDLAWPEHPGFPSYGYVVTRHDLDQLVAERAEKAGATLWQEAEAVSPLLDDAGRVGGAVV